From one Rosa rugosa chromosome 4, drRosRugo1.1, whole genome shotgun sequence genomic stretch:
- the LOC133706784 gene encoding uncharacterized protein LOC133706784, translated as MVLNEVSADSVPANSSHTSAPNLEASSQYKGRSSSNDHGPIAPEKLDSTNFISWSKHAKLNITGRGKLGYLTGKKTAPSEEEDEEGYEIWVEEDSLVQAWLLNSMHKDVRGNYESLETAKEIWNAVKTTFSVAQDDTRNYELQIASVSTKQNGAPLHGYYSNMKKIWQELDILDPLRLKDAESIAYMAERVSKHRVYFFLAGLDPHLDGVRSRILNTKPLPSIEETYSQVSAEHNRLQKMMSEQIVEGSAMHTQYRPPHVRNSQSSPSATSWKVPTPGPMKCTHCKSQKHTVDNCFQLKGYPEWWEEHVARRKEIQAKEAKGYRPKGKPKAALQIASSAPEEPTEGNCTSGPAFAFMTNSGHPNRGNHWEWY; from the exons ATGGTTCTCAATGAAGTGTCCGCTGATTCGGTGCCCGCTAATTCATCCCACACATCAGCACCCAATCTTGAAGCATCTTCTCAATATAAAGGGCGATCTTCATCTAATGATCATGGCCCTATTGCTCCAGAAAAATTGGATAGCACCAATTTTATTTCTTGGTCTAAACATGCCAAGTTGAACATCACCGGCCGAGGTAAACTTGGCTATCTCACCGGCAAGAAAACAGCAccatctgaagaagaagatgaggagggTTATGAAATTTGGGTTGAAGAAGACAGTCTTGTTCAAGCATGGCTCCTCAACTCCATGCACAAGGATGTCAGAGGAAATTATGAAAGCTTGGAGACAGCTAAAGAAATTTGGAATGCTGTCAAAACTACTTTTTCAGTAGCTCAAGATGATACAAGAAACTATGAGCTGCAAATTGCTTCTGTTTCCACTAAACAGAATGGAGCTCCTCTTCATGGCTATTACAGCAATATGAAGAAAATATGGCAGGAGCTTGACATTTTGGATCCTCTCCGGCTCAAGGATGCAGAGTCTATTGCTTACATGGCAGAAAGGGTTAGTAAGCACCGTGTCTACTTCTTCTTGGCAGGTCTTGATCCACACCTCGATGGTGTGAGAAGTAGAATTCTGAACACAAAGCCACTACCCTCTATTGAAGAGACTTATTCTCAAGTCAGTGCTGAACATAACAGACTTCAAAAAATGATGTCTGAACAAATTGTTGAAGGATCTGCCATGCACACTCAATACCGGCCACCACATGTTCGGAATTCTCAGTcttcaccatctgcaacctCTTGGAAAGTTCCCACTCCAGGACCTATGAAATGCACTCATTGTAAATCTCAGAAACATACTGTGGATAATTGTTTTCAATTGAAAGGTTATCCCGAATGGTGGGAGGAGCATGTTGCCCGTCGTAAGGAAATCCAAGCGAAAGAGGCAAAAGGATATCGGCCCAAAGGTAAACCTAAGGCGGCCCTTCAGATTGCCTCATCAGCTCCGGAAGAACCAACTGAAGGTAATTGCACTAGTGGCCCTGCCTTCGCTTTCATGACTAATTCAG GACATCCTAACAGGGGAAATCATTGGGAGTGGTATTGA
- the LOC133706785 gene encoding glutathione S-transferase T1-like, with translation MKLKVYVDRMSQPSRAILIFCKVNGIEFEEVQINLAKSQQKSPDFKKINPMGQVPAIADGRFNLFESHAILVYLACAFPGVADHWYPADLFRRAKINSVLDWHHSNLRRGAMTYVLNTVLAPVFGLPLNPQAAAEAEKLLSSSLSKIESIWLKGNGKFLLGGFQPSIADLSLVCEIMQLELLDGNDRSRILGPHKKVLEWIENTKNATRPHFEEVHQVLYRAKTRFQEQRSMGGNTTNSSKRLGLPSKM, from the exons atgaagCTCAAAGTATACGTGGATAGGATGTCACAACCTTCGCGTGCAATTTTGATCTTCTGCAA GGTCAATGGTATAGAATTCGAGGAGGTGCAAATCAACCTAGCCAAAAGCCAGCAAAAGTCACCTGATTTCAAAA AAATAAACCCTATGGGACAAGTTCCGGCTATCGCTGATGGGAGGTTTAATCTGTTTGAAAG TCATGCAATTCTTGTCTATCTTGCTTGTGCGTTTCCTGGAGTAGCAGATCACTG GTATCCTGCTGATCTTTTCAGGAGAGCTAAAATCAACTCAGTGTTGGATTGGCACCACTCTAACTTACGCCGTGGTGCAA tgaCATATGTTCTAAATACCGTACTTGCACCTGTGTTTGGACTTCCATTGAATCCACAAGCAGCTGCTGAAGCTGAGAAACTTCTGTCCTCCTCTTTGTCAAAAATTGAGTCTATTTGGCTCAAAGGGAATGGAAAGTTCTTGTTGGGTGGCTTTCAACCATCCATAGCAGATCTCAGCCTGGTTTGTGAAATTATGCAACTTGAG CTTTTGGACGGGAACGACCGCAGTCGGATACTTGGCCCGCACAAGAAAGTTCTAGAGTGGATTGAGAATACAAAAAATGCGACAAGACCTCACTTTGAAGAAGTACATCAAGTCCTCTACAGAGCCAAAACGAGATTTCAAGAGCAGCGGTCGATGGGAGGAAACACCACTAATTCGAGCAAAAGATTGGGTTTGCCTTCAAAGATGTGA
- the LOC133706795 gene encoding multiple C2 domain and transmembrane region protein 7: protein MNNLKLGVDVVSAHNLLPKDGQGSSNAFVELYFDGQRFRSTIKEKDLSPVWNESFYFNISDPSNLHYLTLEAYVYNDVKATHSRSFLGKISLTGNSFVPYSDAVVLHYPLVKRGIFSRVRGELGLKVYVTDDPTIKSSMPLPASESLTDQDPGLAQTQGVSTPGKSSFRSEKSQARHTFHHLPNPGQESQHQHHASAAPDTHYVPKYEADQMKSEPQPAKLVRMYSASASQPVDYALKETSPYLGGGRVVGGRVIHGDKTASTYDLVERMYFLYVRVVKARELPAMDVTGSLDPYVEARIGNYKGITKHYEKQQNPVWNQVFAFSKDRMQASVLEVVVKDKDLLKDDFVGIVRFDVNEVPLRVPPDSPLAPEWYRLQDKKGEKIEGELMLAVWIGTQADEAFSDAWHSDAATPVDSSPAASTVIRSKVYHAPRLWYVRVNVIEAQDLFASEKNRFPDAYVKVQIGNQVMKTRTLQARNLNPLWNEDLLFVASEPFEDHLVISVEDRVGPGKDEILGRVILPLNSVDRRADDRMIHSRWFNLKKPVAVDVDQLKEDKFSSRIHLRVCLDGGYHVLDESTHYSSDLRPTAKQLWRPSVGVLELGILNAVGLHPMKTRDGRGTSDTYCVAKYGHKWVRTRTLVDNLCPKYNEQYTWEVFDPSTVLTVGVFDNSQLGDKDSNGHKDLKIGKVRIRISTLEAGRIYTHSYPLLVLHPTGVKKMGELHLAIRFSCTSFVNMLYTYSKPLLPKMHYVRPFNVMQLDMLRHQAVNIVAARLGRAEPPLRKEVVEYMSDVDSHLWSMRRSKANFFRLMTVFSGVFAIGKWFTDICMWKNPITTVLVHVLFLMLVCFPELILPTAFLYMFLIGVWNFRYRPRYPPHMNTKISQADLVHPDELDEEFDTFPTSRNPELVRMRYDRLRSVAGRIQTVVGDVATQGERLQALLSWRDPRATALFVTLCLIAALVMYVTPFQVVAALAGFFMMRHPRFRHRMPSAPINFFRRLPARTDSML from the coding sequence ATGAACAACCTCAAGCTAGGGGTGGATGTGGTTAGTGCCCACAATCTTTTGCCTAAAGATGGGCAAGGTTCATCCAATGCATTTGTGGAGCTGTACTTCGATGGCCAGAGGTTCCGCAGCACTATAAAAGAAAAGGATCTCAGCCCTGTTTGGAACGAAAGCTTCTACTTCAACATTTCTGATCCTTCAAACCTCCACTATCTTACTCTCGAGGCCTATGTCTACAACGATGTCAAAGCTACTCACTCCAGGTCCTTTCTTGGAAAGATCAGCCTCACTGGAAATTCATTTGTCCCCTATTCTGATGCTGTTGTCTTGCATTACCCTTTGGTAAAGCGTGGCATCTTCTCACGTGTAAGAGGAGAGCTCGGCTTGAAGGTTTATGTTACTGATGACCCAACAATTAAGTCCTCCATGCCATTGCCTGCTTCTGAATCCCTTACTGATCAGGATCCAGGCCTTGCACAGACCCAAGGAGTTTCGACTCCTGGCAAGAGCTCATTTCGGAGTGAGAAATCTCAGGCAAGACACACCTTTCACCATCTGCCGAATCCAGGTCAAGAGAGCCAACATCAGCATCATGCTTCTGCTGCACCAGATACTCATTATGTACCCAAGTATGAAGCTGATCAAATGAAATCTGAACCGCAGCCTGCAAAGCTGGTTCGCATGTACTCTGCTTCAGCATCACAACCTGTTGACTATGCACTTAAAGAGACTAGCCCTTACCTTGGAGGTGGGCGAGTTGTTGGTGGACGTGTTATTCACGGAGACAAGACTGCAAGCACCTATGATCTAGTTGAAAGGATGTACTTTCTCTATGTAAGGGTTGTTAAAGCTCGCGAGCTTCCTGCCATGGATGTTACTGGAAGTCTAGATCCTTATGTTGAAGCTAGAATTGGAAACtacaaagggattacaaaacaCTATGAGAAGCAACAAAATCCAGTATGGAATCAAGTTTTCGCTTTTTCAAAGGACCGCATGCAAGCATCTGTGTTAGAAGTTGTGGTTAAAGACAAGGACCTGCTTAAAGATGACTTTGTGGGAATTGTGAGGTTCGACGTCAATGAGGTTCCATTAAGAGTTCCACCTGACAGTCCTCTAGCTCCAGAGTGGTACCGACTTCAGGACAAAAAAGGCGAAAAGATTGAGGGGGAGTTGATGCTTGCAGTCTGGATTGGCACTCAAGCAGATGAGGCTTTTTCTGATGCATGGCACTCTGATGCTGCTACACCTGTTGATAGCTCACCAGCTGCATCCACAGTGATTCGCTCAAAGGTGTATCATGCACCAAGGTTGTGGTATGTTCGTGTGAATGTTATAGAGGCACAAGACCTGTTTGCATCAGAGAAGAATCGTTTCCCAGATGCATATGTCAAGGTACAGATTGGAAACCAGGTTATGAAGACAAGAACACTTCAGGCTCGGAATCTAAACCCACTTTGGAATGAAGACCTTTTATTTGTGGCTTCGGAACCCTTTGAAGATCATCTGGTCATTTCAGTTGAGGACCGTGTTGGTCCTGGCAAGGATGAAATCCTTGGGAGGGTCATACTACCTCTAAACTCTGTAGATAGGCGTGCCGATGATCGTATGATCCATTCCAGATGGTTTAATCTCAAAAAGCCAGTTGCTGTGGATGTGGATCAGTTGAAAGAAGATAAGTTCTCAAGCCGCATTCATCTTCGAGTTTGTCTTGATGGAGGATACCATGTTCTTGATGAGTCGACTCATTATAGTAGTGACTTACGCCCCACGGCAAAGCAGCTCTGGAGGCCATCCGTTGGGGTTTTAGAGCTCGGAATCTTGAATGCCGTGGGGCTGCACCCGATGAAAACAAGAGATGGAAGGGGCACTTCAGATACCTACTGTGTAGCAAAAtatggccataaatgggtcagGACACGAACCCTTGTTGACAACCTGTGTCCAAAGTACAATGAGCAGTACACCTGGGAGGTGTTTGATCCTTCTACAGTTCTTACGGTAGGTGTATTTGACAACAGCCAGCTTGGGGATAAGGATTCCAATGGTCACAAAGACTTGAAGATTGGAAAGGTTCGTATTCGTATCTCAACACTTGAAGCAGGCCGCATTTACACACACTCATATCCGCTGCTGGTTCTTCACCCAACTGGTGTTAAGAAGATGGGAGAGTTGCATTTGGCTATTCGGTTCTCATGCACATCTTTTGTAAACATGCTTTACACATACTCAAAACCACTGCTACCAAAGATGCACTACGTAAGGCCCTTCAATGTAATGCAGCTTGACATGCTACGTCACCAGGCTGTCAACATAGTTGCAGCAAGGCTAGGCCGAGCTGAGCCACCACTTAGGAAGGAGGTGGTGGAATACATGTCTGATGTGGACTCACATCTTTGGAGCATGAGACGGAGCAAAGCGAATTTCTTCAGGCTTATGACGGTTTTCTCTGGAGTATTTGCTATAGGCAAATGGTTTACTGATATTTGCATGTGGAAGAATCCCATAACCACTGTGCTTGTCCATGTTCTCTTCCTTATGCTTGTTTGCTTTCCAGAACTGATTCTACCCACAGCTTttctttacatgtttctgatCGGGGTATGGAACTTCAGATACCGGCCTAGATATCCTCCTCACATGAACACAAAAATATCACAAGCTGACCTTGTACACCCTGATGAGCTAGACGAGGAGTTCGACACATTTCCAACTAGCAGGAATCCTGAGCTGGTGAGAATGAGGTATGATCGCCTGAGGAGTGTGGCTGGTAGAATTCAGACTGTGGTTGGTGATGTAGCAACTCAGGGAGAGCGGCTTCAGGCACTGTTGAGCTGGCGTGATCCGCGAGCTACAGCACTCTTTGTCACATTATGCCTCATAGCTGCCTTGGTAATGTATGTGACACCATTCCAGGTGGTGGCAGCATTGGCAGGGTTCTTTATGATGAGGCATCCACGATTTCGACATAGGATGCCCTCAGCACCAATCAACTTCTTCCGCAGGCTGCCTGCTAGGACTGATAGTATGTTGTAA